In Roseofilum casamattae BLCC-M143, the following are encoded in one genomic region:
- a CDS encoding cyclic nucleotide-binding domain-containing protein: protein MQQTLSQFPYFEVLKSQDIDWIVSKSTVEDCAPGTVLIQQGSPVDSIYLSLSGTLAVMVSGEQQAEQELKQMHGGEMMGEMSFLDNHPPSATIKVVEPSQVLSIPKQKLAQKLENDGDFAARFYQVLAVKLSGQLRGLSDLLTQTEATAASQPLRKVLLVFSILTDRDISWVISNGISQKVGPGTTLIEQGKRVPAVYILLEGNLGIYISLSDNGRNREKQVANSFKGEILGEMSFVETGMASATVKAAENSWVLGIDRAQLAAKLEYDRSFAARFYRAIAIVLSNRWRDRLFRRGFSTLESEQSDVLSEDIEAEDELDLDVIDGTALAGTRFDWMIRQLR, encoded by the coding sequence GTGCAACAAACCCTATCTCAATTCCCCTATTTTGAAGTCCTGAAATCTCAGGATATTGATTGGATTGTGTCTAAATCTACAGTTGAAGACTGTGCCCCCGGAACCGTGCTCATTCAGCAAGGATCTCCAGTGGATTCCATTTATCTCTCCTTATCTGGAACCTTAGCCGTGATGGTCTCTGGAGAACAACAAGCCGAGCAAGAACTCAAACAAATGCATGGGGGAGAAATGATGGGAGAAATGTCATTTTTAGACAATCATCCTCCCTCGGCAACCATTAAAGTTGTGGAACCTTCGCAAGTTCTCTCAATTCCGAAACAAAAGCTGGCACAAAAACTGGAAAATGATGGAGATTTTGCCGCTCGCTTTTATCAAGTATTAGCCGTAAAACTCTCCGGTCAGTTGCGCGGACTTTCAGATTTATTAACTCAGACAGAAGCCACCGCAGCCAGTCAACCCTTACGCAAAGTTCTGTTAGTCTTTTCTATTCTCACCGATCGCGATATCTCTTGGGTCATCTCCAATGGTATTTCGCAAAAAGTGGGCCCCGGAACCACCTTAATCGAGCAAGGGAAACGGGTGCCAGCCGTGTATATTCTCCTCGAAGGCAACTTAGGCATCTACATCTCCCTCTCCGATAACGGCCGCAACCGGGAAAAACAAGTCGCAAACTCGTTTAAAGGCGAAATTTTGGGAGAAATGTCATTTGTGGAGACAGGAATGGCTTCTGCCACCGTTAAAGCGGCGGAAAACTCTTGGGTCTTAGGGATCGATCGCGCCCAACTGGCCGCTAAACTAGAATACGATCGCTCCTTTGCCGCTCGCTTCTATCGGGCGATCGCCATTGTCCTCTCCAATCGATGGCGCGATCGCTTATTCCGTCGCGGTTTTTCGACTCTAGAAAGCGAGCAAAGCGATGTATTATCAGAAGATATTGAAGCCGAAGACGAACTCGATCTCGATGTCATTGATGGGACTGCCCTCGCCGGAACTCGATTTGACTGGATGATTCGACAATTGCGCTAA
- a CDS encoding UPF0489 family protein: protein MIPAFVFEEHHEAFFLWHYAIAENLMPNTDNILLHVDEHADFNAASLSQPIETLDTSNLSELYEFTYSQLNIANFIIPALYQKVFKQEYWIRHPEPDLNKTMRTLRIYSAEGEGQNILGRTLKKDEVSMKKLFKLLADPSCSLAKIQHLTVDDEFPDNQKVVLDIDLDYFSCSEVVYEGEGSIEITEKQYRAIVKNRYHFLRIFHGSTASFHEKNGRYYVNFHDYPYRDELSTRKLTVSNEEIFSRVDKLVNFLITHNIEIQFVCICRSRISGYTPAAQCKFIEKTLLEKLGRAYDMEPINIDRVLKEQGLHRKPKLVLA, encoded by the coding sequence ATGATCCCAGCTTTTGTTTTTGAAGAACATCACGAAGCCTTTTTTCTCTGGCATTATGCGATCGCAGAAAACTTAATGCCAAACACCGATAATATTCTGCTCCATGTTGACGAACATGCCGACTTCAATGCCGCTAGTTTAAGTCAGCCAATTGAAACTCTAGATACCAGCAATTTATCAGAACTGTATGAGTTCACCTACAGCCAACTCAACATCGCCAACTTTATCATTCCCGCACTCTACCAAAAAGTATTTAAACAAGAATATTGGATACGACATCCGGAACCCGACCTCAACAAGACAATGCGGACTCTACGCATTTATTCCGCTGAAGGAGAAGGGCAAAATATTCTGGGTCGGACGCTGAAAAAAGACGAAGTCAGCATGAAAAAACTGTTTAAATTGCTCGCCGACCCCTCCTGTAGCTTGGCTAAGATCCAACACTTAACGGTTGATGATGAGTTTCCCGACAATCAAAAAGTGGTCTTAGATATCGATCTCGACTACTTTTCCTGTAGCGAAGTGGTTTATGAAGGGGAAGGCTCGATCGAGATTACCGAAAAACAATACCGCGCGATCGTTAAAAACCGATATCACTTTTTGCGAATTTTTCATGGCAGTACTGCCTCATTTCATGAAAAAAATGGAAGATATTACGTTAACTTCCACGACTATCCCTATCGAGATGAATTATCGACTCGGAAACTAACAGTTTCTAATGAGGAAATTTTCAGTCGAGTTGACAAGCTGGTGAATTTCCTCATTACCCATAATATAGAAATTCAGTTTGTCTGTATCTGTCGTTCTCGAATCAGTGGATATACTCCTGCCGCTCAGTGCAAGTTTATCGAAAAAACCTTACTGGAAAAACTCGGTCGAGCCTATGATATGGAACCCATAAATATCGATCGCGTTCTCAAAGAACAAGGGTTGCATCGCAAGCCGAAACTGGTATTAGCGTAA
- a CDS encoding DUF7005 family protein, which produces MLEFAFWNNAIAGVLNISFMSIQSRTKVLQSYGASPSEIAELLTYNETIFDRSQINESLSFPLEPESHLATWEDYLKESERSGVFPTLKSKLIQWQFPIAVGMSERANYRAATRKGKATDGMPEATGLVLQEPNNLQLEIYESLAGKIPVLTVGCRSDFAAIIQALTQRNEPQPIPDSMGAITIAGYNNWDRIRAYRHAWETEKSQPATELQWKLEFKRLTAQKDLYQDKFIVLSSGGYSGVSAAEMGMGEEEWLRVSHQIRLAHECTHYFTRRLLGAMHNNLMDELMADYQGIVAGNNGEYRADWFLRFLGMENFPEYRDGGRLQNYRGNPELSDGAFRILQGLVKDAAENLEQFQVNRAEALSTPAGQCRLLIALSQLTLEDIAHSQDNCLSSIVYSCA; this is translated from the coding sequence ATGTTGGAGTTTGCTTTCTGGAATAATGCGATCGCAGGCGTTCTCAATATTAGCTTTATGTCTATTCAATCTCGGACGAAAGTGCTTCAATCTTATGGAGCCAGTCCTTCTGAAATTGCGGAACTGCTGACCTATAATGAAACTATCTTCGATCGCAGTCAAATTAATGAATCTCTGTCTTTTCCCTTAGAGCCGGAATCTCATCTTGCAACTTGGGAAGACTATCTCAAAGAATCCGAACGCAGTGGGGTATTTCCTACCCTGAAATCTAAACTAATTCAGTGGCAATTTCCCATTGCAGTGGGGATGAGCGAACGTGCAAATTATCGCGCTGCTACTCGTAAAGGTAAAGCAACAGATGGAATGCCGGAAGCGACAGGGTTGGTTTTACAAGAACCCAATAATTTACAGTTAGAAATATATGAGAGTTTAGCCGGGAAAATACCGGTTTTAACTGTAGGATGTCGTTCTGATTTTGCGGCCATTATCCAGGCATTAACCCAGCGCAACGAACCGCAACCTATTCCCGATTCCATGGGAGCGATAACCATTGCTGGCTATAATAACTGGGATCGAATTCGCGCTTATCGGCACGCTTGGGAAACGGAAAAAAGTCAACCCGCAACAGAACTGCAGTGGAAGCTGGAGTTTAAGCGTCTGACAGCGCAAAAGGATTTATATCAAGATAAGTTTATTGTTCTCAGCTCTGGGGGATATAGTGGAGTCAGTGCTGCTGAGATGGGAATGGGAGAAGAGGAATGGTTGCGGGTTTCGCACCAGATTCGTTTGGCTCATGAATGCACTCATTATTTTACCCGTCGCTTGCTGGGAGCCATGCATAATAATCTGATGGACGAGCTGATGGCAGACTATCAGGGTATTGTGGCAGGGAATAACGGAGAATATCGCGCGGATTGGTTTCTCCGCTTTTTGGGAATGGAGAATTTTCCCGAATACAGAGATGGGGGACGGTTGCAAAACTATCGCGGTAATCCGGAGCTTTCTGATGGTGCGTTTCGGATCTTACAGGGTTTGGTGAAAGATGCGGCAGAAAACTTAGAGCAATTTCAGGTTAATCGTGCTGAAGCGTTATCAACTCCAGCAGGACAGTGCCGTTTATTGATAGCTCTAAGTCAATTAACCTTGGAAGACATTGCTCATTCCCAGGATAATTGCTTGAGTTCTATCGTTTATAGTTGTGCGTAA
- a CDS encoding cupin-like domain-containing protein, which translates to MPKTITNLFKSIRRREDENKPKSYQPLTIVENISVTEFIYTYEEPKIPVIIRNFELNWPAFAKWDRYFITKALSAEEGNLNFYRRYLRFFPTLDAIEEENNPYSLADGDYLTDITIKDYPALLEDYSIPPFFAEATDQPEKNQWLFIGPPSSKTKVHVDIPGYHAWNVSIYGSKYWWFFPDCDRVLTAIAQPGDIVFTPAGMYHAVVNLEETLSITHNYKR; encoded by the coding sequence ATGCCGAAAACCATCACAAACCTGTTTAAGTCTATCCGCAGACGAGAAGACGAAAATAAACCGAAAAGTTACCAACCTCTAACTATAGTTGAAAACATCTCAGTTACCGAGTTTATCTATACCTATGAAGAGCCAAAAATTCCAGTAATAATTCGCAATTTTGAATTGAACTGGCCGGCGTTCGCGAAATGGGATCGTTACTTCATTACCAAAGCATTAAGTGCAGAAGAAGGCAATCTTAACTTTTATCGACGTTACTTAAGGTTTTTTCCTACCTTAGATGCAATTGAAGAAGAAAATAATCCCTATTCTCTTGCAGACGGCGACTACTTAACAGATATTACAATCAAAGACTACCCTGCTCTGCTAGAAGACTATTCAATTCCACCGTTTTTTGCCGAAGCAACCGACCAACCCGAGAAGAATCAGTGGCTCTTTATCGGACCTCCTTCCTCAAAGACTAAAGTACATGTAGATATCCCGGGTTATCATGCTTGGAATGTCAGTATTTATGGCTCGAAATACTGGTGGTTTTTCCCGGATTGCGATCGCGTTCTGACTGCCATTGCTCAACCTGGAGACATTGTCTTCACTCCCGCAGGAATGTACCATGCGGTAGTTAACTTAGAAGAAACCTTATCCATTACGCACAACTATAAACGATAG
- a CDS encoding NHLP bacteriocin export ABC transporter permease/ATPase subunit codes for MNFPETTQTVIQGNKPLLLNDSNQIWVIESGAMVVFAVSVVNGVAEGARRYLFSTTANEALFGLSNLENIPYQLLAIAIEETTLTSCSLADVLQPGAENSYSSQKKHIEQWSDRLTSCLANTNIAFTAPAPIDFNSTTELSAYLEKLHHDFLHSIDRLEQEELASKLAQFEERQRLNNKSQRSSIGDLVSVLKPKQAEFLQEGTPLLVAAGAVGRAMGIEIRPGARSDDAERMKNPLEGIARASGIRTRRAILSDRWWQKDCGPLLAYTEEEKHPVALLPGKRGGYEVFDPVAETRTPVTRRIATQLHPLAYTFYRPFPEQALNFWELLKFSLRGLGLDVITILLMGVLAALVGMVVPQATGILMDRAIPDANRNLLLQIGLALFAASFGKAIFELAQGFAILRVEALFNFANQAALWDRLLKLRMSFFRQYSSGDLLDRTTTFDQMREVLNANVLRSLFTGLFSLLNLGLMLSYSVPLALAAGVIAIANFTVTIIVGNITRKKIEPLQEIQGEIFGLTVQLIGGVSKLRIAGAEKRGFAYWTKKYREQLMLTLSTEGVEDAVNLFNVLLPTISSVIIFAIAAQLIATAQAQGQPGLSTGQFLAFNAAFGILIAGITDLSDTLIEILEVFVLWERAKPILTATPEVDLSKADPGKLKGHVKLDRVTFRYREDGPLILNEVTIEAKAGEFIAFVGPSGSGKSTTIRLLLGFETPEDGTIYYDGQDLSGLDISAIRRQLGVVLQNGRINSDSIFENISSGALVTMDEVWEAAQMAGFAEDIEKMPMGMHTVISEGGGNLSGGQRQRLLIARSLVLKPKILIFDEATSALDNRTQAIVSKSLDNLNVTRIVIAHRLSTIVNADRIYVIESGIVVQQGTFDELAAQPGLFAQLMARQTA; via the coding sequence ATGAATTTCCCAGAAACGACTCAAACTGTAATCCAAGGCAATAAACCGCTTCTTTTAAATGACTCGAATCAGATTTGGGTCATCGAGTCAGGGGCGATGGTTGTCTTTGCTGTTAGTGTCGTTAATGGGGTTGCCGAAGGGGCGCGTCGTTATTTGTTTAGCACTACTGCAAATGAAGCTCTATTCGGACTGTCGAATTTAGAGAATATTCCCTATCAACTGCTGGCGATCGCGATCGAAGAAACCACGCTCACCTCGTGCAGTTTGGCAGACGTCCTCCAGCCAGGAGCAGAAAATAGTTATAGTTCTCAAAAAAAACATATCGAGCAATGGAGCGATCGCCTCACCTCCTGTTTAGCGAATACCAACATTGCCTTCACAGCGCCAGCTCCAATTGACTTCAACTCCACTACCGAACTTTCCGCATATCTAGAAAAACTTCACCACGACTTTCTCCACAGCATAGATCGACTCGAACAAGAAGAACTCGCCAGCAAACTCGCGCAATTTGAAGAACGCCAACGGCTGAACAACAAGAGCCAGCGCAGCAGTATTGGCGATCTGGTTTCCGTGCTCAAACCGAAACAAGCCGAATTTCTGCAAGAAGGAACCCCCCTGCTGGTGGCAGCCGGTGCCGTGGGACGAGCCATGGGGATTGAAATTCGTCCCGGAGCGCGATCGGATGATGCAGAGCGGATGAAAAACCCCCTAGAAGGTATTGCTCGCGCTTCCGGAATTCGCACTCGTCGGGCGATCTTAAGCGATCGCTGGTGGCAAAAAGACTGCGGCCCGTTACTTGCCTATACAGAAGAAGAGAAACATCCCGTGGCGCTGCTCCCCGGAAAACGAGGCGGCTATGAAGTATTCGATCCCGTCGCCGAAACTCGCACCCCCGTCACGCGCCGCATTGCCACCCAACTCCATCCCCTCGCCTACACTTTCTATCGACCTTTCCCAGAACAAGCCTTAAATTTTTGGGAACTGCTGAAATTTTCCCTACGAGGTTTAGGATTAGATGTCATTACCATTCTCCTGATGGGAGTTCTCGCCGCTTTGGTGGGAATGGTAGTGCCGCAAGCCACGGGAATTTTGATGGATCGCGCCATTCCCGATGCCAACCGCAACTTACTCTTACAAATAGGACTGGCCTTATTCGCCGCTAGTTTCGGCAAAGCCATCTTTGAATTAGCCCAAGGTTTTGCCATTCTACGAGTCGAAGCACTCTTCAATTTCGCCAACCAAGCCGCGCTTTGGGACCGGTTGCTGAAACTGCGCATGTCCTTTTTTAGACAGTATTCCAGCGGCGATCTGCTCGATCGCACCACCACCTTCGACCAGATGCGCGAAGTCCTCAATGCTAATGTATTGCGATCGCTCTTTACCGGTTTGTTCTCGCTGCTGAATCTGGGTTTAATGCTCTCCTATAGCGTTCCTTTGGCTCTCGCTGCGGGAGTCATTGCGATCGCTAACTTTACCGTCACTATTATTGTCGGCAACATCACCCGCAAAAAAATCGAACCCCTACAAGAAATTCAAGGAGAAATTTTTGGACTCACCGTGCAACTGATCGGTGGGGTGTCCAAACTGCGCATTGCGGGAGCGGAAAAACGCGGCTTTGCTTACTGGACGAAAAAATATCGCGAACAGCTCATGCTCACCCTGAGTACCGAGGGAGTTGAAGATGCGGTAAACCTGTTTAATGTCCTCTTGCCTACTATCAGTTCGGTCATTATTTTTGCGATCGCCGCCCAACTCATTGCCACCGCCCAAGCCCAAGGACAACCGGGACTTTCTACCGGACAATTTCTCGCCTTTAATGCCGCCTTTGGTATCTTAATTGCTGGCATTACCGACCTCAGCGATACCCTCATCGAAATTCTCGAAGTCTTCGTCCTCTGGGAGCGAGCCAAACCCATCTTAACTGCCACCCCCGAAGTTGACTTATCCAAAGCCGATCCGGGTAAACTAAAAGGTCATGTCAAACTCGATCGCGTTACCTTCCGCTATCGAGAAGACGGTCCCCTCATTCTGAATGAAGTCACCATCGAAGCCAAAGCCGGAGAATTTATTGCGTTCGTCGGTCCTTCTGGAAGCGGTAAATCCACCACCATTCGCTTATTACTCGGATTTGAAACCCCAGAAGACGGAACCATTTACTATGACGGTCAAGATTTAAGCGGTTTAGATATCTCCGCCATCCGCCGACAATTAGGCGTAGTTTTGCAAAATGGACGGATAAACAGCGACTCTATTTTTGAGAATATTTCCAGCGGCGCCTTAGTCACCATGGACGAAGTTTGGGAAGCGGCACAAATGGCCGGTTTTGCCGAAGATATCGAAAAAATGCCCATGGGAATGCATACCGTGATTTCCGAAGGCGGCGGCAATCTTTCCGGAGGCCAGCGCCAACGACTCTTAATTGCGCGTTCCTTAGTTTTAAAGCCAAAAATCCTGATTTTTGATGAAGCAACTAGTGCTTTAGACAACCGCACCCAAGCCATTGTCAGCAAAAGTTTAGATAACTTAAATGTTACCCGAATTGTCATCGCTCACCGTCTCAGTACCATTGTTAATGCCGATCGCATTTATGTCATTGAATCGGGTATTGTCGTCCAGCAAGGTACCTTTGACGAACTGGCAGCCCAACCCGGTTTATTCGCGCAACTGATGGCCAGACAAACCGCATAA
- a CDS encoding 2OG-Fe(II) oxygenase yields the protein MIPTFVFEDMNEASVVWYHAIAEQMIQAQNNTVIHVNRYSKDRPQLSELYGFHPNDISIANFMIPAVYQDLVKQVYWLHPDADGKHNSQWICTHAIATDLPEEEEDASSTLTYRIVDKDRVTGKQLLRWKLKSQYKLAGLQHVTRDSDLALGSAVLDVVLDYFSSSDAGTSKEVYAKKIEEFVSFCRDRIQPQLICIRRSRLSGFMETEPWQWIEEYLCDKLDEVYGLKLIQLDTLWENLELSETFSENSKEVRKFTQFTATPASENRSDAAQEHRDRDNELTLPHGKINVYDDLIPEELFTEIYTHYQYGLRWQFQNIGDGDDVLPSFCANENYPDSIYELRDLVRSKLDPRTPEPRIFINGHVFGLGDGIHRDSYAINQPGNPAKTAVCYINPIWRADWDGETKFYDRRDPSQADLIYCCLPKPGRVIIFDNTIPHRGCPPSRLCNKLRITVAYQFPPLPEN from the coding sequence GTGATTCCAACGTTTGTGTTTGAGGATATGAATGAAGCTTCTGTGGTTTGGTATCATGCGATCGCAGAGCAGATGATACAGGCACAAAATAATACCGTTATTCATGTTAACCGGTATTCCAAAGATCGGCCGCAATTATCCGAGCTTTATGGGTTTCATCCCAATGACATTAGCATCGCTAACTTTATGATTCCTGCGGTTTACCAAGATCTAGTAAAGCAGGTATATTGGTTGCATCCTGACGCAGATGGCAAACATAACTCGCAGTGGATTTGCACTCATGCGATCGCAACCGATCTACCCGAAGAAGAGGAAGATGCTAGCTCGACTCTGACTTACCGTATTGTGGATAAAGACCGAGTCACGGGCAAACAATTATTACGATGGAAGCTGAAATCTCAATACAAACTTGCAGGCCTTCAGCATGTAACTCGAGATAGCGATCTCGCATTGGGTTCGGCAGTTTTAGATGTGGTGTTGGACTATTTTAGTAGCTCCGATGCTGGTACAAGTAAGGAAGTATACGCTAAGAAAATTGAAGAATTTGTTAGCTTTTGTCGCGATCGCATTCAACCTCAATTGATTTGTATTCGTCGCTCCCGTCTGAGTGGGTTTATGGAAACCGAACCCTGGCAGTGGATTGAAGAATATCTCTGCGATAAACTCGATGAAGTTTACGGACTGAAACTGATTCAACTCGACACCCTTTGGGAAAATTTAGAATTGAGCGAAACCTTTTCCGAGAACAGTAAAGAAGTGAGAAAATTTACACAATTTACAGCAACACCAGCCTCTGAGAACCGATCCGATGCAGCACAAGAGCACCGCGATCGGGATAACGAATTAACCTTACCTCATGGAAAAATCAACGTTTACGACGACTTAATTCCCGAAGAGCTATTCACAGAAATTTACACTCATTATCAGTATGGGTTGCGCTGGCAGTTTCAGAATATTGGCGATGGCGATGATGTTCTGCCATCATTTTGTGCCAATGAAAACTACCCCGACTCTATCTATGAGCTGCGAGACCTGGTGCGCAGTAAACTCGACCCCAGAACCCCGGAGCCGCGCATTTTTATTAACGGTCATGTCTTTGGCTTAGGAGATGGAATTCATCGCGATTCTTACGCCATCAATCAGCCCGGAAATCCGGCAAAAACAGCGGTTTGCTATATTAATCCAATTTGGAGAGCCGACTGGGATGGAGAAACCAAATTTTACGACCGGCGCGACCCCAGTCAAGCCGATTTAATCTATTGTTGTTTGCCCAAACCGGGTCGCGTTATTATCTTCGACAATACCATTCCCCATCGCGGTTGTCCTCCCAGTCGTTTATGTAATAAATTGCGGATTACCGTAGCCTACCAGTTTCCTCCACTTCCCGAAAATTAA